A portion of the Corynebacterium jeikeium genome contains these proteins:
- a CDS encoding LacI family DNA-binding transcriptional regulator, which yields MQSRRRRGTLASIAAELGVSRTTVSNAYNRPDQLSEKLREHILETAERLGYPGPDPMARGLRMRRVGAIGVLFTEHLPFAFEDPASVDFLAGLAEELGEMGDSMLVIPASSEEGGDVDLNLIRQAVVDGFVVYSVADNDPFLAAVRARGLPTVVCDQPADAVALPFVGIDDREAIKPAVRHLTELGHRKVGILSVRLSRTPNSGYVTEKRLAEAHHQVQKNRVEGALEALAEAGIQQVDVPIIERHLNDRENNRDAARQLLTDNPDLTAVVCTTDTQAIAVLEYAKENGIRVPEDLSITGFDGIERALFHKLTTVIQPNRQKGIAVGRALAEELEAAREDSGRAPRVLLETEFVVGSTTAAPSAPSAG from the coding sequence GTGCAAAGTCGGCGTCGTCGTGGCACCTTGGCTTCCATCGCTGCAGAACTTGGGGTCTCGCGCACGACTGTGTCTAATGCTTACAACCGTCCTGACCAGCTCTCGGAGAAGTTGCGGGAGCACATCTTGGAAACTGCGGAGCGGCTTGGCTATCCCGGGCCGGACCCAATGGCTCGCGGTCTGCGCATGCGCCGGGTTGGCGCCATCGGCGTGCTGTTCACCGAGCACCTCCCGTTCGCTTTTGAAGACCCTGCGTCGGTGGATTTTCTCGCCGGCCTCGCAGAGGAGCTCGGCGAAATGGGCGACTCCATGTTGGTCATTCCAGCTTCCTCCGAGGAGGGCGGGGACGTAGATCTCAATCTGATTCGGCAAGCGGTGGTCGACGGTTTCGTGGTCTACTCCGTCGCGGACAACGACCCGTTCCTCGCTGCCGTGCGCGCCCGTGGCTTGCCGACGGTCGTGTGCGACCAGCCTGCAGATGCGGTGGCTCTACCGTTTGTGGGCATCGATGACCGTGAGGCCATCAAGCCCGCGGTGCGACACCTGACTGAACTGGGACATCGCAAGGTGGGAATCTTGTCAGTGCGATTGTCGCGTACCCCGAACTCGGGATATGTCACGGAGAAGCGGCTGGCAGAAGCTCATCACCAGGTGCAGAAGAACCGCGTCGAAGGTGCGCTGGAAGCGCTTGCCGAGGCTGGTATTCAGCAGGTGGATGTGCCTATCATCGAGCGCCACCTCAATGACCGCGAGAATAACCGCGATGCGGCTCGCCAGCTGCTGACCGACAACCCGGATCTCACGGCGGTGGTCTGTACCACGGATACTCAGGCAATTGCGGTCTTGGAATATGCCAAGGAGAACGGAATTCGTGTTCCGGAGGACCTGTCCATCACAGGCTTTGACGGAATCGAGCGCGCCCTCTTCCACAAGCTGACCACTGTAATTCAGCCGAATAGGCAGAAGGGCATTGCCGTCGGCCGCGCGCTGGCCGAGGAGCTTGAGGCCGCACGCGAGGACAGCGGTCGCGCTCCTCGCGTCTTGTTGGAGACTGAGTTTGTCGTTGGATCGACAACCGCAGCGCCGTCGGCACCGTCAGCCGGGTAG
- a CDS encoding ABC transporter substrate-binding protein encodes MKARFSTRIAALVASAGLVAGLGACSSNDDSATSAGKSEDTIKVVTSTKVWADVADAVTDDEKVSIDPIIASNDIDPHSYEPAAADMAKVGDADILVAGGGHYDAWLTSSLRDAKDKVIISALPQEEGHDHEHDHDHEGHDHDHDHEGHDHDHEGHEHDHEGHEHDGEGHDDHEGHEHHHHDGEANEHVWYDTDAVEETAEQLAEALTKMGAKADTKAVDKEIKDIEEAKSKLEAAKVAQVHPLADDILKDTKIKDITPKGYRQSTLNESEPSASDVNEMLKLIESGELDYLIDSPQTHDQVSQRLVEAAKAKGVKIVDVFESPSTDQSFFDLYKQTLSDMESA; translated from the coding sequence ATGAAGGCACGCTTTTCCACGCGCATCGCGGCGCTAGTCGCCAGCGCCGGCCTCGTCGCAGGTCTCGGCGCATGCTCCAGCAATGATGACAGCGCTACGTCCGCGGGCAAGTCCGAAGACACCATTAAGGTGGTCACCTCCACCAAGGTCTGGGCAGACGTCGCCGACGCAGTCACCGACGACGAGAAGGTCTCCATCGACCCGATTATCGCGTCCAACGACATCGACCCTCACTCCTACGAACCGGCCGCAGCCGACATGGCAAAGGTAGGGGACGCCGATATTCTCGTCGCAGGTGGCGGGCATTACGACGCATGGCTGACCTCCTCTCTGCGTGACGCAAAGGACAAGGTCATTATCTCTGCGCTGCCGCAGGAAGAAGGCCATGACCACGAACATGACCATGATCACGAGGGCCACGACCACGACCACGACCACGAAGGTCACGACCATGATCACGAGGGCCACGAGCACGACCATGAAGGCCACGAGCATGATGGCGAAGGTCACGACGACCACGAAGGCCACGAGCACCACCACCATGACGGCGAAGCCAACGAACACGTCTGGTACGACACCGATGCGGTTGAAGAAACTGCAGAGCAGCTCGCCGAAGCTCTGACCAAGATGGGCGCCAAGGCCGACACCAAGGCTGTCGACAAGGAAATCAAGGACATCGAAGAGGCCAAGAGCAAGCTCGAGGCCGCTAAGGTTGCTCAGGTTCACCCGCTGGCCGATGACATCCTGAAGGACACGAAGATCAAGGACATCACCCCGAAGGGCTACCGTCAGTCCACGCTGAATGAGTCCGAGCCGTCGGCAAGCGATGTCAATGAAATGCTCAAGCTGATCGAGTCCGGCGAGCTGGACTACCTCATCGACTCGCCACAGACCCACGACCAGGTCTCGCAGCGACTCGTCGAGGCAGCCAAAGCAAAGGGCGTTAAAATCGTCGATGTTTTTGAGTCACCCAGCACTGACCAGTCGTTCTTTGACCTCTACAAGCAAACCCTTTCCGATATGGAGTCCGCATAA
- a CDS encoding metal ABC transporter permease: MTLLAQYFSDTAALLQVGFVHNALIAAALLGLISGIISPLIVMRQMSFTVHGTSELALMGASAALLLGVSVSSGAIIGSVLIAIVLAALSLRGRQDAVVGVVLSFGMGLSVLFIHLYPGRTSTAFSLLTGQIIGLTDTSLWTMAIVAVIVVGGVAWKWRPLLFASADPIMAAACGVNVKALSIYFAILTGLVAAQGVQIVGSLLVIALIITPGAAAAFVTASPVKAIILSTIFAEVAAVGGIVLSLAPGIPVSVLVTTIAFVLYLICYAIGTVQSRKATRDDVQAAKWSK, encoded by the coding sequence ATGACCCTACTGGCTCAGTATTTCTCCGACACCGCCGCTCTACTCCAGGTCGGCTTCGTCCACAATGCCCTCATTGCAGCGGCACTGCTTGGGCTGATTTCCGGCATCATCTCGCCCCTGATTGTCATGCGGCAGATGAGCTTCACGGTCCACGGCACCAGTGAGCTGGCACTCATGGGCGCATCCGCGGCTCTATTACTGGGTGTCAGTGTCAGCAGCGGCGCCATTATCGGCTCGGTGCTCATCGCAATAGTCCTGGCAGCACTGTCGCTTCGAGGGCGCCAAGATGCGGTTGTGGGCGTGGTTTTGAGCTTCGGCATGGGCTTATCGGTGCTGTTTATCCACCTCTACCCTGGCCGGACAAGTACCGCGTTTTCACTTCTCACCGGCCAGATCATTGGTCTGACTGACACTTCTCTATGGACGATGGCCATCGTCGCGGTCATCGTCGTCGGCGGCGTTGCCTGGAAATGGCGGCCGCTGCTATTCGCCTCCGCTGACCCCATCATGGCCGCCGCCTGTGGTGTCAACGTCAAGGCGCTATCGATCTACTTCGCGATTCTCACCGGTCTCGTCGCCGCCCAGGGCGTGCAAATTGTCGGCTCCCTGCTCGTCATCGCCCTGATTATCACCCCGGGTGCCGCGGCCGCATTCGTCACTGCCTCGCCGGTGAAGGCCATCATCCTGTCGACCATCTTCGCCGAGGTCGCGGCTGTCGGCGGCATCGTCCTCTCGCTCGCACCGGGCATCCCGGTCAGCGTTCTAGTGACGACAATCGCGTTTGTCCTCTACCTGATTTGCTACGCCATCGGAACGGTGC
- a CDS encoding META domain-containing protein: MGRSGKKAVATVAVVAAVSMTATACQAKPAAEIVGKQWQITAIFDDPNLPHGVPDGTQAPTITLGQTTYTFADSCGNGSGSLQWKGEAVEFGAPEQTRSLDCSDQAQTYSERFHKIAAGEFTYKQDNNGLRMREMKDPKPGEDRRGWTATTSGYTEGR, translated from the coding sequence ATGGGGCGGAGCGGGAAAAAGGCGGTTGCCACAGTAGCTGTCGTTGCGGCGGTGTCCATGACGGCTACCGCATGCCAGGCAAAGCCGGCAGCGGAGATCGTCGGCAAGCAGTGGCAGATAACCGCGATTTTTGATGACCCAAACCTGCCCCACGGTGTGCCGGACGGAACGCAGGCACCGACTATTACGCTGGGGCAGACAACATATACTTTCGCTGATTCCTGTGGCAACGGCTCTGGTTCGCTGCAGTGGAAGGGCGAGGCGGTCGAATTCGGCGCCCCGGAGCAGACTCGCAGTTTGGACTGCTCAGACCAGGCGCAGACCTATTCGGAGCGCTTCCACAAGATTGCTGCGGGCGAATTCACCTACAAGCAGGACAACAACGGTCTGCGCATGCGAGAGATGAAAGACCCCAAGCCAGGCGAGGATCGCCGTGGCTGGACTGCGACAACCTCGGGTTACACCGAGGGGCGCTGA
- a CDS encoding metal ABC transporter ATP-binding protein → MPSLTFTDAAVEPLWSGLNLDIEPGEFLAILGPNGVGKSTLLTTALGMRRLTHGSVKVDGNLGYIPQQRMFEPSLPIRVRDLVELAAGKNRSATDQMLDFVGATGIADRRVGTLSGGQQQLVRQAQALVSAPDFLLCDEPLLSLDPAAQRTTVERLDRHRRENDTAVVFVTHDINPILGVCDRVLYLTPHGHAVGSVEEIITSETLSELYQTKIVVARVEGKLVIA, encoded by the coding sequence TTGCCCTCACTGACTTTTACTGACGCAGCCGTCGAACCGCTGTGGTCCGGTCTGAATTTGGATATCGAGCCCGGCGAGTTCTTGGCCATCCTGGGTCCGAACGGCGTCGGCAAATCCACGCTGCTGACCACCGCCCTTGGCATGCGACGGCTGACTCACGGTTCAGTAAAAGTCGACGGAAACCTGGGCTACATTCCGCAGCAGCGGATGTTCGAGCCCTCGCTGCCCATTCGGGTTCGCGACCTCGTCGAGCTGGCGGCCGGCAAGAACCGCTCCGCCACCGACCAGATGCTGGACTTTGTCGGCGCAACGGGTATTGCGGACCGTCGTGTCGGCACGCTCTCTGGCGGTCAGCAACAGCTTGTGCGCCAGGCGCAGGCGCTCGTTTCGGCACCGGATTTTTTGCTTTGCGACGAGCCTCTGCTCTCCCTCGACCCTGCGGCACAACGGACCACGGTCGAGCGCCTGGACCGGCATCGCCGGGAAAATGACACGGCAGTCGTCTTTGTCACCCACGACATCAACCCCATCCTGGGCGTCTGTGACCGGGTGCTCTACCTGACGCCGCATGGACATGCGGTCGGATCGGTCGAGGAAATTATCACCTCAGAGACGCTCTCGGAGCTCTACCAAACCAAAATTGTGGTTGCCCGTGTCGAGGGAAAGTTGGTTATCGCCTAA
- a CDS encoding flavin reductase, with product MTDSTNSSTDQSAAALNSPEATRDDHVELGGPVELDEMSIRGAMSEFTTGVTIIATEDEGEAYGFACQSFSSLSLTPPMVLFTVMKTSRSWPHIRNAGRFSVNVLAEDQEDISAAFGRSNGEKFKTGKWTRSELGNPLLHGCSVWIDCTVVDVYEGGDHWIVTADIVAIGKREEINPLIYHRGSYARVSHPGADAPVDQKWRQRPSV from the coding sequence ATGACAGATTCAACAAATTCGAGCACCGACCAATCAGCTGCGGCTCTCAATAGTCCGGAAGCTACCCGCGACGACCATGTCGAACTTGGCGGCCCCGTCGAATTGGATGAAATGTCTATCCGTGGCGCGATGAGTGAGTTCACCACAGGCGTGACCATTATCGCCACCGAGGATGAAGGCGAAGCGTACGGTTTCGCCTGCCAGTCTTTTTCCTCGCTGAGTCTCACTCCACCGATGGTTCTGTTTACTGTCATGAAGACCTCGCGGTCTTGGCCGCATATACGGAACGCTGGACGCTTCTCCGTCAATGTGTTGGCCGAGGATCAGGAGGATATCTCGGCAGCCTTCGGCCGCAGTAATGGCGAAAAGTTCAAGACGGGGAAGTGGACCCGCTCTGAGCTGGGCAACCCTTTATTGCACGGCTGCTCCGTGTGGATTGATTGCACCGTCGTCGATGTTTACGAAGGCGGCGATCACTGGATTGTGACGGCGGATATTGTGGCTATCGGCAAGCGTGAAGAAATCAATCCGCTCATTTACCACCGCGGTTCTTACGCACGGGTTTCTCACCCCGGCGCCGATGCGCCTGTCGATCAGAAGTGGCGTCAGCGCCCCTCGGTGTAA